A DNA window from Chryseobacterium sp. MEBOG06 contains the following coding sequences:
- a CDS encoding IS3 family transposase — MIFTCGLLGLNRQIYYRSIKRTKVCRNRASEVVDLVEGIRIKMPRLGARKLYFILKESLSSIKVGRDKFFDILRANHLLIIPKKNYHVTTNSHHRFRKHKNLILDYQITKPNQVWVADITYIGNRKNPSYLSLITDAYSKKIVGHFVADNLNTESSLVALKRALKKHKGMAGSLIHHSDRGLQYCSNEYQKVLQKHQLKCSMTQNSDPYENAVAERINGILKQEFNIDRNSINNALRRKLVDESIEIYNGLRPHFSNYYLTPNQMHTQSKIKMRTYKNKNQSKRKFALV, encoded by the coding sequence TTGATTTTTACTTGTGGATTGTTAGGGTTAAATAGACAAATCTATTATAGAAGTATCAAGCGTACAAAAGTCTGTAGGAACAGGGCTTCAGAGGTTGTAGATCTTGTGGAGGGTATTCGTATTAAAATGCCCAGATTAGGAGCAAGGAAACTATATTTTATTTTAAAAGAATCACTAAGTTCTATCAAAGTAGGAAGAGATAAATTTTTTGACATCCTAAGAGCGAATCATTTATTGATTATACCCAAGAAAAATTACCATGTTACTACCAACTCCCATCATCGTTTCAGAAAGCATAAAAATTTGATCCTAGACTATCAGATAACAAAACCCAATCAGGTTTGGGTTGCAGATATTACTTATATTGGGAACAGGAAAAATCCAAGTTATTTAAGTTTAATAACCGATGCATATTCCAAGAAAATAGTGGGACATTTTGTAGCAGATAATTTAAATACAGAGAGTAGTCTTGTAGCATTGAAAAGAGCTTTAAAGAAACACAAAGGTATGGCAGGCTCATTAATCCATCATTCTGATCGTGGCTTACAATACTGCTCGAATGAATATCAGAAAGTTTTGCAAAAACATCAATTAAAATGCAGTATGACACAAAACTCTGATCCTTATGAAAATGCAGTAGCAGAAAGGATTAATGGTATTTTAAAGCAGGAATTTAATATTGACAGGAATTCTATAAACAATGCTTTAAGAAGAAAATTAGTGGATGAATCCATTGAAATTTACAATGGTCTGCGTCCTCATTTTTCGAATTATTATTTAACACCAAATCAGATGCATACACAGTCGAAAATTAAAATGAGAACTTATAAAAATAAAAACCAAAGCAAAAGAAAATTTGCTCTGGTTTAA
- a CDS encoding DUF6759 domain-containing protein — MKKIFFLLFICIFSLGFSQKKKKTKSKAVVEKETVIIYTEQDAESSKEARVIAGFLKQNPGHAKADYFKRKLIDMIMANNSPEAKPTIKPISKDKIENIVKNNELNSGRTVAVNKPAATNGKAAVNNNTAAAIEALKEERRTSYAAVGSAKSAGVSKSEPSEEAKRTAAMLTHMFNNDANKNEAYINIKNRSSCNLVVKISGKKYYNLSVPAKGQNFILIDKGEYVMTTMVCDAKYSSVKRIDQDIEIALNVAD, encoded by the coding sequence ATGAAAAAAATCTTCTTTCTCCTGTTTATATGCATTTTCTCTCTTGGTTTTTCCCAAAAAAAGAAAAAAACAAAATCTAAAGCTGTTGTTGAAAAAGAAACAGTGATCATTTATACCGAGCAGGATGCAGAGTCCTCAAAAGAAGCCCGGGTTATTGCCGGTTTCCTGAAACAGAATCCGGGACATGCTAAGGCTGATTATTTTAAAAGAAAGCTGATCGATATGATTATGGCCAATAATTCTCCTGAAGCAAAACCTACGATTAAGCCCATCAGTAAAGATAAAATAGAAAATATTGTTAAAAATAATGAACTGAACAGCGGGAGAACAGTTGCTGTAAATAAACCGGCTGCTACCAACGGTAAAGCTGCCGTTAATAATAACACAGCAGCAGCTATAGAAGCTTTAAAAGAAGAAAGAAGAACAAGCTATGCTGCGGTAGGATCTGCAAAAAGCGCTGGGGTTAGTAAATCTGAGCCGAGTGAAGAAGCCAAAAGAACAGCGGCTATGCTTACGCATATGTTTAATAATGATGCTAATAAGAATGAAGCCTATATTAATATTAAAAACCGTTCTTCCTGTAATCTGGTTGTAAAAATAAGCGGTAAAAAATATTATAATCTGAGTGTACCCGCGAAAGGACAAAACTTTATATTGATAGATAAAGGAGAATATGTAATGACAACGATGGTATGTGATGCAAAATATTCTTCTGTAAAAAGAATTGATCAGGATATTGAGATTGCACTTAATGTAGCTGATTAG
- the tsf gene encoding translation elongation factor Ts: MSYTPVAADVAKLRNQTGAGMMDCKKALVEAEGDFEKAVDILRKKGQKVAANRADRESSEGAVIARVNEDNTLGVVISLNCETDFVAKNEAFIELAYELAEMAIFAATKEELLATDFHGLTVAEKLIEQTGVIGEKIEIGSFERIQGNFLGAYIHAGNKIAAITSLSAKVDGADEAAKAVSMQVAAMNPIALDETQVSQETIDKELEIERELLIKEGKPENIIDNILKGKMQRFYKDNTLVHQSFIKDGSISVADYVKSVNGDLKVTGFVRVSLA, from the coding sequence ATGTCTTATACACCAGTTGCTGCAGACGTAGCGAAATTAAGAAACCAAACAGGTGCAGGTATGATGGACTGCAAGAAAGCTCTAGTTGAAGCTGAAGGAGACTTCGAAAAAGCAGTAGATATCCTTAGAAAGAAAGGACAAAAAGTTGCGGCTAACAGAGCGGACAGAGAGTCTAGTGAAGGAGCTGTAATCGCAAGAGTAAACGAAGACAATACTTTAGGTGTTGTAATCTCTCTAAACTGCGAAACTGACTTTGTTGCTAAAAACGAAGCGTTCATCGAGTTAGCTTACGAATTAGCTGAAATGGCAATTTTCGCTGCAACTAAAGAAGAACTTTTAGCTACTGATTTCCACGGGTTAACTGTTGCTGAAAAATTAATTGAGCAAACAGGAGTTATCGGTGAAAAAATCGAGATCGGTTCTTTCGAAAGAATCCAGGGGAATTTCTTAGGAGCTTACATCCACGCTGGAAACAAAATTGCTGCTATCACTTCTCTTTCTGCTAAAGTAGACGGAGCTGACGAAGCTGCTAAAGCTGTTTCTATGCAGGTTGCTGCTATGAATCCAATCGCTTTGGATGAAACTCAGGTTTCTCAGGAAACTATTGATAAAGAATTAGAGATCGAAAGAGAACTACTTATCAAAGAAGGTAAGCCAGAAAACATTATCGACAATATCCTTAAGGGTAAAATGCAGAGATTCTACAAAGACAACACATTGGTACACCAGTCTTTCATTAAAGACGGAAGTATCTCAGTTGCTGATTATGTAAAATCTGTAAACGGAGACCTAAAGGTAACAGGATTTGTAAGAGTAAGCTTAGCTTAA